The genomic window TCTCCGTTCATGCCATTGAGTATGGTGGTATTGGTGGCCGACCGGCCAATCCTCGAGCGGATAATCCCCGCACGCAGGATATTTTTGTATACACGCTCGAATCCGGGTCAAGCTATGATGATGGCATTGTGGTGATCAATAACACGCAGGAAGAGAAAACGATATATCTCTATTCAGCTGATTCGACGCCGTCTTCTGATGGAGGTTTTGCTTGTAAACAGTATTTAGAGTCGACCAAGAAACTGTCCACCGACAAGAACGGTGTTGGTTCATGGATTACCTTTGCCGTGGTACCACAAGAGCGTCTCGTCCGAGCCCCTGATGCGCTCGAGGGCGCTGATACCGATGGAGATAGTTTAACCGATGCACAAGAAGTTGAATTTGGCACCGACCCAACCGAGGCAGATACTGACGGGGATGGTGATGCTGACGCTCTTGAAGTAGCAGAGGGGAACGATCCATTGCAACCGGTAGTGTTGACACTCGCTCCGGTGACTAATGCCGTCGTACCATTTACTATTCAGGTGCCGCAGGATGCCGATGTGGGCGAGCTAGATGGGTGCATTCTTATCCAGGAGAAACCAAAAGCACAAGACGCGACCGCTGAGGGTATTAGCATCGCGACGCGTACGGGGCTGCGCGTATCCGTAACTATCCCTGGTGAGATACGCCGGCAATTGGAGATCATAGGATTGACGGTCACTCCACAGACGAATTGGAGCGCAGTGATCCGTCCGACGGTTCGAAACAGCGGTAACGTATCAGTTGATGCACTGGTGCGTGTTGTGACTAAGAATTTCTTGGGTCAGATGGTGGCGGATCATGGTGGTGAGTATTCTATTTTACGCGAGACGACTTCCTCGTGGAATTATGAGTTGCCCGCTCAATTTTGGGGAGGGTGGTTCCATACCACCATGATGGTCGATTATGATCGTGACGCGACTCTGGAATTGGGCAAAACTGGCGTGGATCATGTGCAGCTCTCGGGCCCGACCGTGACCTTTTTCTTGATGCCCTCTCTCTACGCATTGTTGATATATGGCGGTGTCATGTTATTACTAATATTTTTGGCAGGAGTGTGGTGGTGGACGCGCCGTCGGAAACTTTGGATTGAGAAAACCTGGGTTTCATACAAGATAAAAAAAGGGGATACCGTCAAGAGTATTGTGA from Candidatus Kerfeldbacteria bacterium includes these protein-coding regions:
- a CDS encoding LysM peptidoglycan-binding domain-containing protein, with amino-acid sequence MKKQIVVMAIAVGVGFLLASPISVHAIEYGGIGGRPANPRADNPRTQDIFVYTLESGSSYDDGIVVINNTQEEKTIYLYSADSTPSSDGGFACKQYLESTKKLSTDKNGVGSWITFAVVPQERLVRAPDALEGADTDGDSLTDAQEVEFGTDPTEADTDGDGDADALEVAEGNDPLQPVVLTLAPVTNAVVPFTIQVPQDADVGELDGCILIQEKPKAQDATAEGISIATRTGLRVSVTIPGEIRRQLEIIGLTVTPQTNWSAVIRPTVRNSGNVSVDALVRVVTKNFLGQMVADHGGEYSILRETTSSWNYELPAQFWGGWFHTTMMVDYDRDATLELGKTGVDHVQLSGPTVTFFLMPSLYALLIYGGVMLLLIFLAGVWWWTRRRKLWIEKTWVSYKIKKGDTVKSIVKRYNVSWQLLVKVNRMKAPFDLTPGTSIKVPPPTP